In a single window of the Thunnus thynnus chromosome 9, fThuThy2.1, whole genome shotgun sequence genome:
- the cetn2 gene encoding uncharacterized protein cetn2, whose product MATSAKRPSLQGPVPPPRKKSSPKPELTEEQRQEIREAFELFDTDGSGYIDVKELKVAMRALGFEPKKEEIKKMIGEVDKDGTGKISFTDFLSVMTQKMAEKDSKEEILKAFRLFDDDETGKISFKNLKRVAKELGENLTDEELQEMIDEADRDGDGEVNQQEFLRIMKKTCLY is encoded by the exons ATG GCAACCAGTGCCAAGAGACCATCCCTGCAGGGTCCGGTGCCCCCTCCTCGCAAGAAGTCAAGCCCCAAACCAGAGCTGACTGAGGAGCAGAGGCAGGAGATCAGGGAGGCCTTTGAGCTGTTTGACACTGACGGATCTGGATACATCGATGTCAAGGAGCTCAAG GTTGCGATGAGAGCACTGGGCTTCGAACCCAAGAAAGAGGAGATCAAGAAGATGATTGGTGAGGTGGATAAGGATGGAACAGGGAAGATCTCCTTCACTGACTTCTTGAGTGTCATGACACAGAAAATG GCTGAGAAGGATTCCAAAGAGGAGATCCTGAAAGCTTTCCGCCTTTTTGATGATGACGAGACAGGGAAGATCTCGTTCAAGAATCTGAAGAGAGTAGCCAAAGAGCTCGGAGAGAACCTCACAGATGAGGAGCTGCAG gAAATGATTGATGAggcagacagagatggagacgGGGAAGTGAACCAGCAAGAGTTCCTGCGAATCATGAAGAAAACCTGCCTGTACTGA
- the gcna gene encoding germ cell nuclear acidic protein isoform X1 encodes MLASMLLTVTLRAEKTMNDDTCKLFERVAKKMGWMDDGGLDTAEKKLKAVIGKSRHGATSDQSASPVQLLLSESEDDLEKENQYSRGNEYRNKALIESSDDDFDQLLAGRATPKAKPTSQKPSSAAKKNSSNVVVVSSDDEGSFEKFLQRVKTPNTKPRKISESGSEDSLKNFIVDDYSSDNDFIETKSSTKVPKKSNTPAAQRPSRRPLSEWNSPVFVSDSEEEDDNIAVKSTWRTRHSKPKSLPRSHKNNDALCDPEDSSPSLFLPPVPSPFALPPHKTKTLLASPKRTLSAPPKLDDSASSEEEFTSLLDRLKKKNKLPSTSFSPKSIKECSKDPPVLVPPAKGLTTPSSKSFGETSKLFKTPGKPTILKPVSQTEPRHGPSSRLALCKTPGCFLQSLSNPGTSYGRNFRQNKEDLTSKLYQLFNTSVFDSKLPIDMSVTWNKKLRKTAGHCISGQERGGGSRYARIELSEKVCDSADRLRDTLIHEMCHAATWLINGVRDGHGTFWKLYARKATLVHPELPMVTRCHSYDIKYKFQYQCTRCQNTIGRHSKSLDTQRFVCALCTGQLVLLTPSKPRAPTPFANFVKENYGTVRQELSGQSHAEVMRKLSADFASKTKLSQS; translated from the exons AGCAGAAAAGAAG CTGAAAGCTGTGATCGGCAAGTCTCGTCATGGTGCCACGAGTGATCAATCAGCCTCGCCTGTCCAGCTTCTCCTCTCTGAGAGTGAAGATGACCTAGAGAAGGAGAACCAGTACTCACGGGGCAACGAGTACAGAAATAAGGCTTTGATCGAGTCAAGTGATGATGACTTTGACCAAT TACTTGCGGGAAGGGCTACTCCAAAAGCTAAACCTACCTCACAGAAACCAAGCAGTGCTGCAAAGAAAAACAG CTCAAATGTAGTTGTGGTGAGCTCGGACGATGAAGGCAGTTTTGAGAAAT TTCTGCAACGAGTGAAAACCCCTAACACCAAGCCTAGGAAAATATCAGAGAGTGGGAGTGAAGACAG CCTCAAAAACTTCATAGTGGATGACTACTCATCAGACAATGACTTTATTGAGACAAAATCATCTACTAAAG TACCCAAGAAGAGCAATACTCCAGCAGCCCAGCGTCCATCGAGGAGACCGTTGTCTGAGTGGAACTCTCCAGTCTTTGTTAGTGACAGTGAGGAAGAAGATGATAATATTGCGGTCAAGAGCACATGGAGGACTCGTCACTCAAAGCCTAAGTCCCTGCCAAGGTCTCACAAGAATAACGATGCACTGTGTGACCCAGAGGACAGTTCACCATCACTGTTTCTGCCTCCGGTTCCTTCTCCCTTTGCTCTGCCTCCTCACAAAACTAAAACATTACTGGCCTCTCCCAAACGTACTCTGTCAGCTCCTCCTAAGCTGGATGACTCAGCCAGTTCTGAAGAGGAGTTCACATCCCTACTGGAcagactgaaaaagaaaaacaagctccCAAGCACTTCATTCTCACCTAAGAGCATCAAAG AATGCAGTAAGGATCCTCCTGTGTTAGTTCCTCCTGCTAAGGGGCTAACAACACCCAGCTCTAAATCATTTGGGGAAACCTCTAAGCTTTTTAAAACTCCAGGGAAACCCACTATCTTGAAGCCCGTCAGTCAAACAGAGCCCAGACACGGCCCCAGCAGCAG GTTAGCATTGTGTAAAACCCCAGGTTGCTTCTTGCAGTCCCTCTCAAACCCTGGCACCAGCTATGGCCGCAATTTTCGGCAGAACAAGGAAGACCTCACCAGCAAACTCTACCAGCTGTTCAATACCAGTGTGTTTGATAGTAAG CTCCCCATCGATATGTCAGTGACTTGGAATAAGAAGTTGCGGAAAACGGCCGGCCACTGCATCAGTGGGCAGGAGCGAGGTGGAGGGAGCCGCTACGCTCGCATTGAACTGTCAGAGAAAGTCTGTGATTCTGCAG ATCGTCTCAGGGACACACTGATTCATGAGATGTGTCATGCTGCAACATGGCTCATTAACGGTGTAAGGGACGGACACGGGACCTTCTGGAAGCTGTATGCTCGCAAGGCCACGCTGGTGCATCCTGAGCTGCCCATGGTCACTCGCTGTCACAGCTACGACATCAAGTACAAATTCCAGTACCAGTGCACCCGCTGCCAGAATAC GATTGGCCGTCATTCCAAGTCGCTGGACACGCAGAGGTTCGTGTGCGCCCTCTGCACAGGTCAACTTGTCCTACTGACGCCTTCCAAGCCGCGTGCTCCCACACCTTTTGCCAACTTTGTCAAAGAGAATTACGGGACTGTACGACAAGAGCTGTCAGGACAAAGCCATGCAGAAGTAATGCGTAAACTTAGTGCCGACTTTGCCTCCAAGACTAAACTCAGTCAAAGTTGA
- the gcna gene encoding germ cell nuclear acidic protein isoform X2, with protein sequence MNDDTCKLFERVAKKMGWMDDGGLDTAEKKLKAVIGKSRHGATSDQSASPVQLLLSESEDDLEKENQYSRGNEYRNKALIESSDDDFDQLLAGRATPKAKPTSQKPSSAAKKNSSNVVVVSSDDEGSFEKFLQRVKTPNTKPRKISESGSEDSLKNFIVDDYSSDNDFIETKSSTKVPKKSNTPAAQRPSRRPLSEWNSPVFVSDSEEEDDNIAVKSTWRTRHSKPKSLPRSHKNNDALCDPEDSSPSLFLPPVPSPFALPPHKTKTLLASPKRTLSAPPKLDDSASSEEEFTSLLDRLKKKNKLPSTSFSPKSIKECSKDPPVLVPPAKGLTTPSSKSFGETSKLFKTPGKPTILKPVSQTEPRHGPSSRLALCKTPGCFLQSLSNPGTSYGRNFRQNKEDLTSKLYQLFNTSVFDSKLPIDMSVTWNKKLRKTAGHCISGQERGGGSRYARIELSEKVCDSADRLRDTLIHEMCHAATWLINGVRDGHGTFWKLYARKATLVHPELPMVTRCHSYDIKYKFQYQCTRCQNTIGRHSKSLDTQRFVCALCTGQLVLLTPSKPRAPTPFANFVKENYGTVRQELSGQSHAEVMRKLSADFASKTKLSQS encoded by the exons AGCAGAAAAGAAG CTGAAAGCTGTGATCGGCAAGTCTCGTCATGGTGCCACGAGTGATCAATCAGCCTCGCCTGTCCAGCTTCTCCTCTCTGAGAGTGAAGATGACCTAGAGAAGGAGAACCAGTACTCACGGGGCAACGAGTACAGAAATAAGGCTTTGATCGAGTCAAGTGATGATGACTTTGACCAAT TACTTGCGGGAAGGGCTACTCCAAAAGCTAAACCTACCTCACAGAAACCAAGCAGTGCTGCAAAGAAAAACAG CTCAAATGTAGTTGTGGTGAGCTCGGACGATGAAGGCAGTTTTGAGAAAT TTCTGCAACGAGTGAAAACCCCTAACACCAAGCCTAGGAAAATATCAGAGAGTGGGAGTGAAGACAG CCTCAAAAACTTCATAGTGGATGACTACTCATCAGACAATGACTTTATTGAGACAAAATCATCTACTAAAG TACCCAAGAAGAGCAATACTCCAGCAGCCCAGCGTCCATCGAGGAGACCGTTGTCTGAGTGGAACTCTCCAGTCTTTGTTAGTGACAGTGAGGAAGAAGATGATAATATTGCGGTCAAGAGCACATGGAGGACTCGTCACTCAAAGCCTAAGTCCCTGCCAAGGTCTCACAAGAATAACGATGCACTGTGTGACCCAGAGGACAGTTCACCATCACTGTTTCTGCCTCCGGTTCCTTCTCCCTTTGCTCTGCCTCCTCACAAAACTAAAACATTACTGGCCTCTCCCAAACGTACTCTGTCAGCTCCTCCTAAGCTGGATGACTCAGCCAGTTCTGAAGAGGAGTTCACATCCCTACTGGAcagactgaaaaagaaaaacaagctccCAAGCACTTCATTCTCACCTAAGAGCATCAAAG AATGCAGTAAGGATCCTCCTGTGTTAGTTCCTCCTGCTAAGGGGCTAACAACACCCAGCTCTAAATCATTTGGGGAAACCTCTAAGCTTTTTAAAACTCCAGGGAAACCCACTATCTTGAAGCCCGTCAGTCAAACAGAGCCCAGACACGGCCCCAGCAGCAG GTTAGCATTGTGTAAAACCCCAGGTTGCTTCTTGCAGTCCCTCTCAAACCCTGGCACCAGCTATGGCCGCAATTTTCGGCAGAACAAGGAAGACCTCACCAGCAAACTCTACCAGCTGTTCAATACCAGTGTGTTTGATAGTAAG CTCCCCATCGATATGTCAGTGACTTGGAATAAGAAGTTGCGGAAAACGGCCGGCCACTGCATCAGTGGGCAGGAGCGAGGTGGAGGGAGCCGCTACGCTCGCATTGAACTGTCAGAGAAAGTCTGTGATTCTGCAG ATCGTCTCAGGGACACACTGATTCATGAGATGTGTCATGCTGCAACATGGCTCATTAACGGTGTAAGGGACGGACACGGGACCTTCTGGAAGCTGTATGCTCGCAAGGCCACGCTGGTGCATCCTGAGCTGCCCATGGTCACTCGCTGTCACAGCTACGACATCAAGTACAAATTCCAGTACCAGTGCACCCGCTGCCAGAATAC GATTGGCCGTCATTCCAAGTCGCTGGACACGCAGAGGTTCGTGTGCGCCCTCTGCACAGGTCAACTTGTCCTACTGACGCCTTCCAAGCCGCGTGCTCCCACACCTTTTGCCAACTTTGTCAAAGAGAATTACGGGACTGTACGACAAGAGCTGTCAGGACAAAGCCATGCAGAAGTAATGCGTAAACTTAGTGCCGACTTTGCCTCCAAGACTAAACTCAGTCAAAGTTGA